A single window of Treponema denticola ATCC 35405 DNA harbors:
- a CDS encoding ATP-binding protein, which yields MTAIKELKVDEKSPLFDKTGMLYKEFPSDFRQIRYFTLLIVQSAPLEIKGINLLEQQISEIIKNAVKHGNRCNPSKKVKVWYEFSSTHAHLIVEDEGEGFKEIDKWNEFNRKRLECLHKQDFANLGAYVSFRTARSDEYDGGNALFAALEYWDGGFIFNKKKNGVAMLKKYPQKKHGISL from the coding sequence ATGACAGCTATAAAAGAACTTAAAGTCGATGAAAAAAGCCCCTTATTCGATAAAACAGGGATGTTATATAAAGAATTTCCTTCTGATTTCAGGCAAATCAGATATTTTACACTCTTAATAGTACAATCAGCCCCCTTAGAAATAAAGGGAATCAACCTCTTGGAGCAGCAAATCAGCGAGATTATTAAAAATGCGGTAAAACACGGAAACAGATGTAATCCGTCCAAAAAAGTCAAGGTATGGTACGAATTCAGCTCTACCCACGCTCATTTAATAGTCGAAGATGAAGGAGAAGGCTTTAAAGAAATCGACAAGTGGAACGAATTCAATAGAAAACGCTTGGAATGTCTGCATAAGCAGGACTTTGCAAACCTTGGAGCCTATGTTTCTTTTAGAACAGCCCGAAGCGATGAATATGACGGAGGAAACGCCCTCTTTGCAGCCCTCGAATATTGGGACGGAGGTTTTATTTTTAACAAGAAGAAAAACGGCGTTGCGATGTTAAAAAAATATCCTCAAAAAAAACACGGTATTTCGCTGTAA
- a CDS encoding anti-sigma factor antagonist (This anti-anti-sigma factor, or anti-sigma factor antagonist, belongs to a family that includes characterized members SpoIIAA, RsbV, RsfA, and RsfB.): protein MELKVRKNKEVYIIDVSGEMDLYNSYRLKELVMKMIERQIKCMIINLEDVDYIDSSGIGALIYICSTVKKMNLRLFITNIHGSVKKVIELTKLMGYFPITNSLEEALQKMES, encoded by the coding sequence ATGGAACTAAAAGTCCGAAAAAACAAAGAGGTTTACATTATTGACGTAAGCGGTGAAATGGACCTATACAATTCATACAGACTAAAAGAGCTTGTTATGAAGATGATCGAGCGTCAAATAAAATGTATGATTATAAATCTTGAAGATGTGGACTACATAGACTCTTCAGGAATAGGTGCTCTCATTTATATATGCTCTACCGTAAAAAAGATGAATCTACGCCTGTTTATAACCAATATTCACGGGTCCGTGAAAAAAGTTATAGAACTGACAAAGCTGATGGGCTACTTTCCCATAACAAACAGCTTGGAAGAAGCATTACAAAAAATGGAAAGCTAA
- a CDS encoding PP2C family protein-serine/threonine phosphatase — protein sequence MKEINTLDVYALITLSILNILLLLFLIRITATNKKKAGEISRPFVLLTHSTLAFAFIISISTAASVFLKNYMILNIGLSVVLVVFTVYITVSEKIYLQDQVEKQKKDKANADYIKKLQNLPSEESLRARKLISTARLLLQKTNGLISGKKDISSEMFPYIAESFLMELSADGAVVLAVQSFEEVLAVKALIGTFPPPYKLPDDLARKEDHVFSNFKYARFEMGESIFTEVASQGKTLFIKDCKGNPLLPNNGNEKFLQHGSLIFFPLMVSTVLVGVAAVSRNPDNVPFSENEVKIGEYLSDFAAEMINLTLNISEASEHAEIENITDTVAKIQRILLPKNLKKVPGLEIGEYFLQERGICSDYYDVIVQQKRVFIVLADVAGKSIQSAIIMIMIRAILYLITNTDQNTESILDWLNKGITGKIDIDHFASISLLSYEQKTNTIEFIGAGNQAMMIWNNEKNKIELFQQKTDPIGIDVRSTYKSIKIPLHEGDVAALYTDGIIETLNKAGEQYGAARLAKLIADNHSKNSKDIVNKIKNDMTSFIGTAQTHDDRTLLIIKAR from the coding sequence ATGAAAGAAATTAACACTCTTGACGTTTATGCATTGATTACTCTTTCGATCTTGAATATTTTATTATTATTATTTCTCATAAGAATTACGGCTACAAACAAAAAGAAAGCCGGCGAGATATCAAGGCCCTTTGTTTTATTGACACATTCTACCTTGGCCTTTGCATTTATAATAAGCATAAGTACTGCAGCCTCGGTATTTTTAAAAAACTATATGATTTTAAATATAGGCTTATCGGTTGTTCTAGTTGTTTTTACTGTCTATATAACCGTATCCGAAAAGATATATCTACAAGATCAAGTCGAAAAGCAAAAGAAAGACAAGGCAAATGCAGATTATATTAAAAAATTACAAAATCTCCCCTCTGAAGAATCTTTACGAGCACGTAAACTTATAAGCACGGCCCGCCTTTTACTCCAAAAAACAAACGGATTAATCTCAGGAAAGAAAGATATCTCATCCGAAATGTTTCCATACATCGCAGAATCATTTTTAATGGAGTTATCGGCTGATGGGGCTGTAGTCCTTGCAGTACAAAGTTTTGAAGAGGTCTTGGCTGTAAAGGCCTTAATCGGCACCTTTCCTCCGCCGTATAAATTACCCGATGACCTTGCACGCAAAGAAGATCACGTATTTTCCAATTTTAAATATGCACGGTTTGAGATGGGTGAATCGATATTTACGGAAGTTGCATCCCAAGGCAAAACTCTATTCATTAAAGATTGTAAAGGCAACCCCTTACTTCCTAACAATGGAAACGAAAAATTTTTACAGCACGGAAGCCTCATCTTCTTCCCTTTAATGGTTAGCACTGTTTTAGTGGGCGTGGCGGCCGTATCCCGTAATCCGGATAATGTTCCTTTTTCGGAAAATGAAGTCAAGATAGGAGAATACTTATCGGATTTTGCGGCAGAAATGATCAACCTTACTTTAAATATATCCGAGGCTTCCGAACATGCCGAAATTGAAAATATAACCGATACGGTTGCAAAAATTCAAAGGATTCTTTTACCTAAAAACTTAAAAAAAGTCCCCGGCCTTGAAATCGGAGAATATTTTTTACAGGAGAGAGGTATCTGCAGTGACTATTATGACGTCATCGTTCAACAAAAAAGAGTCTTTATCGTCCTTGCGGATGTTGCAGGTAAAAGTATTCAATCTGCAATTATTATGATTATGATTAGGGCCATCCTCTACCTTATAACAAACACGGATCAAAACACGGAATCTATTTTGGACTGGCTCAATAAGGGTATTACCGGCAAGATAGATATAGACCACTTTGCAAGTATTTCTCTTTTATCCTATGAACAGAAAACAAATACAATAGAATTCATAGGGGCAGGTAATCAGGCAATGATGATATGGAACAATGAAAAAAATAAAATCGAATTATTCCAGCAAAAAACGGACCCTATAGGAATAGATGTCCGTTCAACATATAAAAGTATAAAAATTCCTTTGCATGAGGGTGATGTAGCAGCTTTATACACGGACGGTATTATCGAAACACTTAATAAAGCAGGAGAGCAGTACGGAGCTGCCAGACTTGCAAAACTTATAGCCGATAATCATTCCAAAAATTCAAAGGATATAGTAAATAAAATAAAAAATGACATGACTTCGTTTATAGGAACGGCCCAGACTCATGATGATCGCACTTTGCTGATTATTAAGGCTAGGTAA
- a CDS encoding metallophosphoesterase: MKKILCISDQIDPVIYSKDIKEKYGDVDFIISAGDLPIDYLDFVQNSLNKPLYFVFGSHHLKALTHYHPEMAEKTKDGEVNIFKKGNTKKSNQGTYIGFKSLKYENIIIAGVSGAKKHNDGKNQFTEKQMKRKLSKMIPALFLNKLRYGRYLDILVTHCPPLIEGEKEENKQEAFECFTKFINFFKPKYLIHGQVHIYDPQQCRSIRHGETEIINAYSRHILEIT; this comes from the coding sequence ATGAAAAAAATTCTATGTATTTCGGATCAGATAGACCCTGTGATTTACAGTAAAGACATAAAAGAAAAATATGGAGATGTAGATTTTATAATATCGGCGGGAGACCTTCCGATAGACTACCTTGACTTTGTACAAAATTCCTTAAATAAACCGCTTTATTTTGTTTTCGGAAGCCACCACTTAAAAGCTCTTACTCACTATCATCCCGAAATGGCTGAAAAAACAAAGGATGGAGAGGTAAATATATTTAAAAAGGGAAATACAAAAAAAAGCAATCAGGGAACCTATATAGGGTTTAAAAGCCTTAAGTATGAAAACATTATAATAGCCGGCGTTTCAGGTGCTAAAAAGCACAATGACGGTAAAAATCAGTTTACAGAAAAACAAATGAAGCGAAAGCTTTCAAAAATGATTCCGGCATTATTTTTAAATAAGCTGAGATACGGGCGCTATTTGGATATCTTAGTAACCCACTGTCCTCCATTGATTGAAGGTGAAAAAGAAGAAAACAAACAAGAAGCTTTTGAGTGTTTTACCAAATTTATAAATTTTTTTAAACCTAAATATCTTATACACGGACAAGTCCACATATATGACCCTCAACAATGCCGAAGCATAAGACATGGAGAAACCGAAATAATTAACGCATACAGCAGACACATTTTGGAGATAACTTAA
- a CDS encoding tetratricopeptide repeat protein: protein MSSLTIILIAAISAVLAFLIIFLLKSILFPKKRARIEKNLKSGKYGAAIKDAKSILSKNPRDSEARYLLGKAYLADKKVDLAFIEFKTLNKTAVFNNPATEIEFRTIIADLYLKFQQPDEALKEFMLLNKRDPKNPKPYFQAGQIYESKNMSDQAIAYFQKAIEVDSRFAEAYASLGLLLFKANQIPEAEKAIATALKLAPDNSETLYYHGKILKSKKNYAQALSALEKAARKQEIRSKCFFERGCCYLETNSLEKAEFEFTRAIKSSKQLSAPEVLYSRYLLADCYERQRNIDQAIEQWEAISAVNPKFRNTAQKLAEYSDLRTNDHMKEYLTLIKEEFFKMCRDITEQYFDYPVQALKETKMGCTILAVEKGSEQWLNTRKKPQLLIFSRDGHTITESFLRSVHEEMKKQAVVTSHIITSGAFSPDAIKFAENRPFNLIDRQKLERIVEKVKFTF from the coding sequence ATGTCTTCATTAACGATTATTTTGATTGCAGCGATAAGTGCGGTCCTCGCTTTTCTCATTATTTTTTTGTTAAAGTCGATTCTTTTTCCAAAAAAAAGAGCAAGAATCGAAAAAAACTTAAAATCCGGAAAATACGGAGCCGCAATCAAGGATGCAAAATCAATACTCTCAAAAAATCCCAGAGATTCGGAAGCCCGATACCTTTTGGGCAAGGCCTACCTTGCAGACAAAAAAGTTGACCTTGCCTTTATCGAGTTTAAAACTCTAAACAAGACAGCAGTATTTAACAATCCGGCAACCGAAATCGAATTCAGAACTATTATAGCAGATTTATATTTAAAATTCCAGCAGCCGGACGAAGCTTTAAAGGAATTTATGCTTTTAAATAAAAGAGATCCGAAAAATCCAAAACCCTATTTTCAGGCCGGACAAATTTATGAAAGCAAAAACATGTCGGATCAGGCAATAGCTTATTTTCAAAAAGCTATAGAAGTCGATTCACGCTTTGCAGAAGCCTATGCTTCATTAGGCCTGTTGCTTTTTAAGGCGAATCAGATCCCTGAAGCCGAAAAGGCTATTGCCACAGCCTTAAAATTAGCTCCCGATAATAGTGAAACCCTTTATTATCATGGAAAAATCTTAAAAAGCAAAAAAAATTACGCACAGGCTCTTTCAGCCCTCGAAAAAGCTGCAAGAAAGCAGGAGATAAGGTCAAAATGCTTTTTTGAAAGAGGATGCTGCTATTTGGAAACAAACAGCCTTGAAAAGGCCGAATTCGAATTCACTAGGGCGATAAAATCTTCAAAACAGTTGTCAGCCCCGGAAGTTCTTTATTCGAGATATCTTTTAGCCGATTGCTACGAAAGACAAAGAAACATAGACCAGGCAATAGAGCAATGGGAAGCCATAAGCGCAGTCAATCCTAAATTCAGGAATACGGCTCAAAAACTTGCCGAATATTCAGACCTTCGTACCAACGACCATATGAAAGAATATTTAACCCTCATCAAGGAAGAATTTTTTAAAATGTGCAGGGATATTACCGAGCAGTACTTCGATTATCCCGTCCAAGCCTTAAAAGAAACAAAGATGGGCTGTACAATACTTGCAGTCGAAAAAGGCTCGGAACAATGGCTTAATACAAGAAAAAAGCCCCAACTTTTAATCTTTTCGAGGGATGGACACACGATAACGGAATCCTTTTTACGATCCGTACATGAAGAGATGAAAAAACAAGCCGTTGTAACCTCTCACATTATAACCTCAGGTGCTTTTTCGCCTGATGCAATAAAGTTTGCAGAAAACAGGCCCTTTAACCTTATTGACAGACAAAAGCTTGAAAGAATAGTTGAAAAAGTAAAATTTACATTTTAG
- a CDS encoding tetratricopeptide repeat protein, with protein sequence MSNMKTHFYRLKFKKSIFFAVFLSFFSLLFAVDYFEEGKKLLYADKPQEAVSALFKASQEAGTPKSVYLYLGVAYFRMGKYSEALTYLSQGKDKDILNGHLYYYNIGNVYFLQNQFEASELAYNEAISSNGLYAPAFLNRANTRIKLEKLEGALQDYKIYLNLNPETLQRSSIEKMISLLEGLAEEAERAKALAEAKKAAEEAERLAAEARYKKLMEDVNANLSSVDNADALSAGADNTIDYSEENELD encoded by the coding sequence ATGTCAAATATGAAAACGCATTTTTATCGATTAAAATTCAAAAAAAGCATTTTTTTTGCTGTTTTTTTATCTTTTTTTTCATTGCTTTTTGCCGTAGATTATTTTGAAGAAGGTAAAAAACTTTTGTATGCTGATAAGCCTCAAGAGGCCGTTTCGGCTCTTTTTAAGGCTAGTCAGGAAGCCGGAACCCCTAAATCGGTTTATCTTTATCTTGGCGTTGCTTATTTTAGGATGGGGAAGTACAGCGAGGCCTTAACCTATCTTTCTCAAGGCAAGGATAAGGATATACTCAACGGGCATTTGTATTACTACAATATAGGTAATGTATATTTTTTACAAAATCAGTTTGAAGCCTCCGAGTTGGCTTATAATGAGGCTATTTCTTCAAACGGCCTCTATGCTCCGGCTTTTTTAAACAGGGCTAATACACGGATAAAACTGGAAAAACTTGAGGGTGCTTTACAAGATTATAAAATTTATTTAAACTTAAACCCTGAGACGCTTCAAAGATCTTCAATCGAAAAAATGATATCGCTTTTGGAAGGCCTTGCCGAAGAAGCGGAAAGAGCGAAGGCCTTGGCTGAAGCCAAAAAGGCAGCCGAAGAGGCCGAGCGTTTGGCTGCTGAGGCGAGGTATAAAAAACTTATGGAAGATGTAAACGCCAACCTTTCTTCGGTTGACAATGCAGATGCCTTATCGGCCGGAGCCGACAATACAATAGATTATTCGGAGGAAAACGAACTTGACTGA
- a CDS encoding tetratricopeptide repeat protein yields the protein MTDFQKFLIGILAGIFIAVLVVVGILFFTKSKTSDSAAADTQILAKIEAEKEELARLQEKIAKKEAELEQAKKEAEKERELLEAESIKKAGEINKNLAAASEKEKKAAEEEKKRKAEEALKRAEEARKRQEELIKQQQALKEAEAKKKASIDEAKKIAAAKAEADRKARAEQERKAKEEAERKAKAEQERKAKLAAEQRAKDEAAKRTADAEREKKRLEEEAKKKAALDAQKAQEAERLAKQNADAKTRAQMEEVDRLVSEGVNFLKNGNLNSALSSFSKASSKMPDSETSFTAKKYLDMASALNDYASAREGTGDAEKALSDADSYIKKSVNADGQNARAHYVYSQIADAQKQPQVAFVELEKAQSLDPDNYLYNYELGKKYYARGHYQKAKTSFERSVKSNPKFDNAFFNLGMSCRKLGLENEAFSAFSSAVKIKPDYVKAFLEMARIRKAQRKFDQAIENYKKAISYEPTNLPALREMAQVYADLGQNNLAERHFTEAITLGEDDAITYYNLATVQVDLEKYGEALSNAEKAYRLKPSDARVLYTYGLTLEKNGRKSEAYDYYTQAAATNKNYAKPRINLGRMYLDEGKFGEAEDNLLAAYRLEPNNFEVNTNLGKLYGLKGDYTKSVNHYSNAVKTQPRNITAKQNLAAAYISADLKENAVSVYEQIIKVDTKNWDAYYELGKLYISLNKKADAKLILEGVLNKNPNYPKAAEIRSILSSL from the coding sequence TTGACTGATTTTCAAAAATTCTTAATAGGTATTTTAGCGGGTATTTTTATAGCCGTTTTAGTTGTTGTAGGCATCTTATTTTTTACAAAGAGCAAGACCTCTGATTCCGCTGCTGCCGATACGCAGATCCTTGCTAAAATTGAGGCTGAAAAAGAAGAACTCGCCCGTCTTCAAGAAAAAATAGCTAAAAAAGAAGCTGAGCTTGAACAGGCCAAAAAAGAAGCCGAAAAAGAGAGAGAGCTTTTAGAGGCGGAAAGCATTAAAAAAGCCGGGGAAATTAACAAAAATCTTGCCGCTGCTTCCGAAAAGGAAAAAAAGGCTGCCGAAGAAGAAAAGAAAAGAAAGGCTGAAGAGGCTCTAAAAAGGGCTGAAGAAGCAAGAAAGCGGCAAGAAGAATTGATTAAGCAGCAACAGGCCTTAAAGGAAGCTGAAGCAAAGAAAAAAGCATCGATAGACGAAGCAAAAAAAATCGCTGCTGCCAAGGCTGAAGCAGACCGCAAAGCAAGGGCCGAACAGGAGCGTAAAGCCAAAGAAGAAGCAGAGCGTAAGGCTAAGGCTGAACAGGAGCGCAAGGCAAAATTAGCAGCCGAACAAAGAGCAAAAGACGAGGCTGCAAAAAGGACAGCTGATGCAGAAAGAGAAAAAAAGCGGCTCGAAGAAGAAGCCAAAAAGAAGGCTGCTTTAGATGCACAAAAAGCTCAAGAAGCTGAAAGACTTGCAAAGCAAAATGCCGATGCAAAGACCAGAGCTCAAATGGAAGAGGTGGACCGCCTGGTTTCAGAAGGTGTAAATTTCTTAAAAAACGGAAATCTAAATTCTGCTCTTAGTAGTTTTTCAAAGGCTTCATCTAAAATGCCCGATTCTGAAACTTCATTTACTGCAAAAAAATATTTGGATATGGCTTCTGCTTTAAACGACTATGCTTCGGCTCGTGAAGGAACCGGAGATGCAGAGAAAGCTCTTTCGGATGCCGATTCATACATAAAAAAATCCGTAAATGCAGACGGACAAAATGCAAGGGCTCATTATGTTTATTCTCAAATTGCAGACGCACAAAAACAGCCTCAGGTTGCCTTTGTAGAGTTGGAAAAGGCTCAAAGTTTGGATCCCGATAATTATTTATACAATTATGAACTCGGTAAAAAATATTACGCAAGAGGTCATTATCAAAAAGCAAAGACTTCCTTTGAAAGAAGCGTAAAATCCAATCCCAAATTCGATAATGCTTTTTTTAATTTGGGAATGTCTTGCAGAAAATTAGGTTTGGAAAATGAAGCTTTTTCCGCTTTTTCTTCAGCCGTAAAGATAAAGCCCGACTACGTAAAAGCCTTTTTGGAAATGGCCCGTATACGCAAAGCCCAACGGAAATTTGATCAAGCTATAGAAAACTATAAGAAGGCTATTTCTTATGAACCGACCAATCTTCCGGCCTTACGAGAAATGGCCCAAGTTTATGCGGATTTGGGACAAAATAATTTAGCCGAGCGGCACTTTACGGAAGCTATCACTCTGGGAGAGGATGATGCCATAACCTATTATAACTTGGCAACGGTACAGGTTGATTTAGAAAAATACGGCGAAGCCCTGTCTAATGCCGAAAAAGCTTATAGGCTCAAGCCTTCTGATGCAAGAGTTTTATATACATACGGTTTAACTTTGGAAAAAAACGGAAGAAAATCTGAAGCCTATGATTATTATACACAGGCTGCGGCTACAAATAAAAACTATGCTAAGCCCAGAATAAATCTGGGGCGTATGTACTTGGATGAGGGAAAATTCGGCGAAGCCGAAGATAACCTTTTGGCAGCCTATAGGCTTGAGCCCAATAATTTTGAAGTAAACACAAATTTGGGCAAGTTATACGGCTTAAAAGGAGACTACACCAAGTCGGTTAATCATTACTCCAATGCCGTAAAAACCCAGCCTCGTAATATTACGGCAAAACAGAATTTGGCGGCGGCCTATATTTCTGCTGATCTAAAAGAAAATGCCGTAAGCGTTTATGAACAGATTATAAAGGTTGATACTAAAAACTGGGATGCTTATTATGAACTGGGTAAACTTTACATAAGCTTGAATAAAAAGGCTGATGCAAAGCTTATTTTGGAAGGCGTATTGAATAAAAATCCGAATTATCCAAAAGCCGCGGAAATTCGATCGATACTTTCATCCCTTTAA
- a CDS encoding lipoprotein — MNKSKKKEWLKKTLFFFIAALLLSCSFDKPEIPELSVKILKIETDAGTIEERLSVFLMYKDENGRNDYSSIQLVHLESGLTWVLNRENTSFFSSSQLRASDSEKTLWAGSNKIASPFGQIPIGEYSVVLEDLSGNRTIKKLTLKEPEMVSSIPFVFRIQDGRWRIEASENSTFKTFFLILLGADKQPLFVQGLPEGSKLEDSISSLFEKYPDTRYIQCMAQNAQGDTAYLTKYHSLY, encoded by the coding sequence ATGAACAAAAGCAAAAAAAAAGAATGGCTAAAAAAAACTTTGTTTTTTTTTATTGCAGCTCTTTTACTTTCATGTTCCTTTGATAAGCCTGAGATACCCGAACTTTCCGTAAAAATTTTAAAGATAGAAACGGATGCCGGAACAATTGAAGAAAGGCTTTCCGTATTTTTAATGTACAAGGATGAAAACGGACGTAACGATTATTCTTCCATACAGCTGGTCCATTTGGAGTCGGGGCTTACATGGGTTTTGAACAGGGAAAATACTTCCTTTTTTTCTTCCTCACAGCTTAGAGCTTCGGATTCCGAGAAAACTCTATGGGCCGGTTCCAATAAGATAGCGTCGCCGTTCGGACAAATTCCCATAGGAGAATATTCCGTTGTGCTGGAAGATTTGTCGGGAAATAGGACTATAAAAAAACTTACCTTAAAAGAGCCTGAAATGGTTTCATCTATTCCCTTTGTCTTTCGGATTCAGGACGGACGATGGCGGATTGAAGCTTCCGAAAATTCCACATTTAAAACGTTTTTTCTTATTCTTTTGGGGGCCGATAAGCAGCCGCTCTTTGTTCAAGGTTTACCTGAAGGTTCTAAACTCGAAGACTCTATTTCTTCCCTGTTCGAAAAATATCCGGACACCCGTTATATTCAATGTATGGCCCAAAATGCCCAAGGCGATACAGCCTATTTGACAAAGTACCATAGTTTGTATTAG
- the trmB gene encoding tRNA (guanosine(46)-N7)-methyltransferase TrmB, with protein sequence MNSTEITQNTDVPSHFRSIKTFVLRTGRMTEGQKRNYEAFYQKWCIPYTESPIDFQTLFQNDNPVIIEIGFGMGTATAQIAEDNPDKNYLGIEVFKAGVGKLLGEIEEKKLNNLRIIEHDAIEVLENMINNESVDGFHIFFPDPWQKKRNHKRRLVRRPRTDLLSKKLKDGGYIYMVTDWENYAEDAFEQLSETPNLKSKYEKFAPSQSWRPTTKFEKKGLKKEHVINELIFEKD encoded by the coding sequence ATGAATAGTACTGAAATTACTCAAAATACCGATGTACCGTCTCATTTTCGATCTATAAAAACCTTTGTTTTACGGACGGGGCGGATGACCGAAGGCCAAAAAAGAAATTACGAAGCTTTTTATCAAAAGTGGTGTATTCCATATACTGAAAGCCCAATCGACTTTCAAACTCTTTTTCAAAACGATAATCCCGTAATCATAGAAATCGGGTTCGGCATGGGAACTGCAACTGCCCAAATTGCCGAGGATAATCCCGATAAAAACTATCTTGGTATAGAAGTTTTTAAGGCCGGTGTGGGTAAACTTTTAGGTGAAATAGAAGAAAAAAAATTGAATAATTTACGGATTATCGAACATGATGCAATTGAAGTTTTAGAAAATATGATAAATAATGAAAGCGTTGACGGCTTTCATATTTTTTTTCCTGACCCGTGGCAAAAAAAACGGAATCACAAAAGACGGCTTGTAAGAAGGCCTCGAACCGATTTGCTTTCAAAAAAATTAAAAGATGGCGGCTATATTTACATGGTCACGGATTGGGAAAATTATGCAGAGGATGCTTTTGAGCAGTTGAGCGAAACTCCCAATCTAAAATCCAAATACGAAAAATTCGCTCCAAGCCAAAGCTGGCGTCCCACAACAAAGTTTGAAAAAAAAGGCTTAAAAAAAGAACACGTGATAAATGAGCTTATATTCGAAAAAGATTAA
- the aroC gene encoding chorismate synthase → MGANSFGRFFTLTTFGESRSAGVGAVIDGCPAGIPLCADDIQKELNRRKPGSSGPFSTKRNEDDICEILSGVFEGRTLGSPIAVLVRNKETSSKDYENLKDVYRPGHADYSYDLKYGHRDYRGGGRSSGRETIGRLIGGAVAKKMLEAFAIKDGKKTIEVQVRAEEIAGIKTSLPLKEDEALPEPIFEKLSALASNGDSAGCILSCSVLNVSEGLGSPVFGKLDAVLSQALMSIGAVKGIEIGGGFYSASITGSENNDISKNFSGGILGGISCNMDYPLNLNHENGRKDENTCQIDFRIAVKPVPSIKMNQASFNKKGEKCMLSVGGNHDICLFPRIVPVVEAMCYLVLADAFLVSKIERF, encoded by the coding sequence ATGGGGGCAAATTCTTTTGGGCGTTTTTTTACCTTGACAACTTTTGGAGAAAGCAGGAGCGCAGGGGTAGGGGCTGTAATTGACGGATGCCCTGCCGGTATTCCCCTTTGTGCCGATGATATTCAAAAAGAGCTTAACCGCAGAAAACCCGGCTCCTCAGGTCCTTTTTCTACAAAACGGAATGAAGATGACATTTGCGAAATCCTATCCGGTGTTTTTGAAGGCAGGACCCTGGGAAGCCCTATCGCAGTTCTGGTTAGAAACAAAGAAACCTCCTCCAAGGATTATGAAAACTTAAAAGATGTTTATCGTCCGGGGCATGCCGATTATTCTTATGATTTAAAATACGGGCATCGGGATTACCGAGGCGGAGGCCGCTCTTCCGGCCGGGAAACGATAGGCAGGCTCATCGGCGGAGCTGTTGCAAAAAAAATGCTCGAAGCCTTTGCTATAAAGGACGGTAAAAAAACTATTGAGGTGCAGGTAAGAGCCGAAGAAATTGCAGGTATTAAAACAAGCCTCCCTCTTAAAGAAGATGAGGCTCTGCCTGAGCCGATTTTTGAAAAGTTGAGCGCTTTGGCTTCTAATGGAGATTCGGCCGGTTGTATTTTATCCTGTTCTGTTTTAAATGTTTCCGAAGGGCTCGGCTCTCCTGTTTTCGGCAAACTTGATGCGGTCTTGTCTCAAGCCTTAATGTCGATAGGTGCCGTTAAGGGCATAGAAATCGGGGGCGGTTTTTACTCGGCTTCTATTACAGGCAGCGAGAATAATGACATTTCAAAAAATTTTTCTGGCGGTATTTTGGGCGGTATTTCCTGTAATATGGACTATCCCTTAAATTTAAACCATGAGAATGGAAGAAAAGATGAGAACACTTGTCAAATAGATTTTAGAATTGCCGTAAAGCCCGTTCCTTCAATAAAAATGAACCAAGCCTCCTTTAACAAAAAAGGGGAGAAATGTATGCTTTCTGTCGGAGGAAATCACGACATCTGTCTTTTCCCTCGCATAGTCCCGGTTGTGGAAGCAATGTGTTATTTAGTTCTTGCGGATGCTTTTCTGGTCTCAAAAATAGAAAGATTTTAG
- a CDS encoding M23 family metallopeptidase produces the protein MRIEKWGVFAIKEGRIIKINRDAKASVYGNYVIIKDRQGIISRYAHLKSIAVNVGQTVPAGGFLGIMGDTGRGIPGPNKHLHVSVYPATTKDPYMGKDATIDPKSYILDRGIYPCNSKPSTDFHQMIGNPPYPHEGLDFSGLDKNIITGWEAGTFEIKNIFEEFKKGR, from the coding sequence ATGAGAATAGAAAAATGGGGCGTATTTGCCATTAAAGAGGGCCGAATTATAAAAATCAATAGAGATGCAAAGGCTAGTGTTTATGGTAACTATGTCATAATTAAAGACCGGCAAGGTATAATAAGCAGGTATGCACACTTGAAATCGATAGCAGTCAATGTGGGACAAACGGTTCCAGCCGGAGGTTTTTTAGGTATCATGGGAGATACAGGCCGTGGTATTCCGGGACCGAATAAGCATTTGCATGTTAGCGTATATCCTGCAACAACTAAAGATCCATATATGGGTAAAGATGCAACGATAGATCCTAAGTCTTATATCCTTGATAGGGGTATATATCCGTGCAACAGTAAGCCTAGTACCGATTTTCATCAGATGATTGGAAATCCACCCTATCCACATGAAGGGTTGGATTTTTCCGGCCTAGACAAAAACATAATCACAGGCTGGGAGGCTGGAACTTTTGAGATTAAAAATATCTTTGAAGAATTTAAAAAGGGGCGGTAA